Proteins co-encoded in one Cupriavidus metallidurans CH34 genomic window:
- a CDS encoding TauD/TfdA dioxygenase family protein, whose product MNAREQTAAEQIAAPFSITPVTPVIGAEIGDIDLRETLDDPTYQALRQALVRHKVLFFRDQDITPAQHVALARRFGELEVHPVFPHHPDHPELVLLGGNKDTKGRENIYHSDVSWRAVPSMGSMLRCVECPPMGGDTIWVNMAQAYAGLPDDVKARIEGLEAVHDLMPGFGARMSAEERLVNREKFPPATHPVVRTHPESGEKILYVNEGFVTHLANYGAHIQYRVGADFRLGELDLLQYLYRQATVPEYQVRMKWRPNTIAFWDNRSTQHYAVQDYFPAVRRMMRATIIGERPV is encoded by the coding sequence ATGAACGCTCGCGAGCAAACGGCTGCCGAACAGATTGCAGCCCCGTTCTCGATCACCCCCGTGACGCCCGTCATCGGCGCGGAGATCGGCGATATCGATCTGCGCGAAACGCTGGACGATCCTACCTATCAGGCACTGCGCCAGGCACTGGTGCGCCACAAGGTCCTGTTCTTCCGCGATCAGGACATTACGCCCGCGCAGCACGTGGCGCTTGCCCGGCGCTTTGGCGAACTCGAGGTCCATCCGGTCTTTCCACATCACCCCGACCATCCCGAGCTGGTGCTGCTGGGCGGGAACAAGGATACGAAGGGGCGCGAGAACATCTATCACTCGGACGTCTCATGGCGTGCCGTGCCGTCGATGGGATCGATGTTGCGCTGCGTGGAATGTCCGCCGATGGGCGGCGACACGATCTGGGTCAACATGGCCCAGGCGTATGCCGGACTGCCGGACGATGTGAAGGCGCGAATCGAGGGCCTCGAGGCGGTGCATGACCTGATGCCGGGGTTCGGCGCGCGCATGTCGGCCGAGGAGCGCCTTGTCAACCGCGAGAAGTTCCCGCCCGCCACGCATCCGGTGGTGCGCACTCATCCTGAAAGCGGCGAGAAGATCCTCTACGTCAACGAAGGCTTCGTGACGCACCTGGCCAACTATGGCGCGCACATCCAGTATCGCGTGGGGGCGGATTTCCGCCTGGGCGAGCTCGACCTGCTGCAGTACCTCTATCGGCAGGCCACGGTGCCCGAATATCAGGTCCGGATGAAGTGGCGACCCAACACCATCGCGTTCTGGGACAACCGCTCCACCCAGCACTACGCGGTGCAGGACTACTTCCCCGCTGTGCGTCGCATGATGCGTGCGACGATCATCGGCGAGCGTCCAGTCTGA